In Desulfosediminicola ganghwensis, a single window of DNA contains:
- a CDS encoding gluconeogenesis factor YvcK family protein: MTVRKDDKVADSLEKILAKKVSPLDLLSHKNLREKFIDLVLNGEPIHQDPEITRLYSGLVEALNSHRIDGAKVVVFGGGTGLSNIIGGDSRLEGWARSPFNGLKEIFPRTRSVVCVTDDGGSTGEIMKDLPLIAIGDIRHVLLSSIQLSALQRTYQVSVPNALLIIEELTKLFNYRFSTKPDSAEQLFSWTGADLERMPGRLSEVLLDLISQVFTDDQLEPVLNRPNCLGNLIVVSAIYRHLPDGVDKELLISDPGLFHEPIYKGLEYLALSLGVGIKAVLPCTTTPCQLRLVYTNGVQTTGESKAGGSRRGVPVESAHVDFCTEPRVYQEIIDYIDDADIIVMAPGSLYSSIIPVFKVPGLADAVRRNGKALKILVSNLWVQAGETDLSMSDPERKFRVSDMIKAYERNIPGGIQGLFHEVLCLSLKDVPASVIQSYAVEGKIPIYLDREVVRNQGFVPVECGIYSRQALVERGVLQHDPAMLATAVRVLYAGKECFAESKHSDFSEKGSGVENPVGDTFLQAGRAVDYPCRNFQIPSVRYQKVIERIHQLEIGCNAGCTSDCCRGVSYIRDVFEDLIWRHHDIPLDHLQYINGVACIGLELWPRNQQWDNIFAFYDPVDRMIKIRKDQLCHKAKLETGILIAIGESLLGDYALKKQVEEVALNERIVGKVYNLELRDEQERNCYLNTRELDDYLHLARMFRGGSYLEYTRLLNGNEGFTPPGLLMGLSYVWYLENRLSPQIEYKMTVMKIPQTDLIPEQKKVARRRYKLIKFFRDVVFKQVGDL; this comes from the coding sequence ATGACAGTGAGAAAAGACGACAAGGTAGCAGATAGCCTGGAAAAAATATTGGCTAAGAAAGTCTCGCCGCTTGATCTACTTTCACACAAGAACCTGCGTGAGAAGTTCATCGATCTGGTCCTGAATGGTGAACCGATACATCAGGATCCTGAAATCACACGACTATACAGCGGTCTTGTCGAGGCATTGAATTCTCATCGAATCGATGGGGCGAAGGTGGTCGTTTTTGGTGGCGGTACCGGTCTTTCAAATATTATTGGGGGTGACAGTCGCCTGGAGGGCTGGGCAAGGTCACCTTTCAACGGTCTGAAAGAGATTTTTCCAAGAACACGTTCTGTGGTGTGTGTAACCGACGATGGTGGTTCCACGGGTGAGATAATGAAGGATCTCCCCCTCATAGCAATCGGCGATATCCGTCATGTATTGCTCTCATCCATTCAGCTTTCCGCTTTGCAACGAACGTATCAGGTCTCAGTGCCAAACGCTTTGCTGATAATTGAAGAGCTTACCAAACTCTTCAATTATCGTTTTTCCACGAAACCGGATAGTGCTGAGCAACTTTTCAGCTGGACGGGTGCTGACCTCGAACGGATGCCAGGAAGATTGTCTGAAGTCTTGCTTGACCTTATAAGTCAGGTATTTACAGACGATCAATTGGAGCCGGTATTAAACCGGCCAAATTGCCTTGGCAACCTGATTGTGGTGTCGGCTATATATCGCCATCTGCCCGATGGTGTCGACAAAGAGCTACTTATTTCAGACCCTGGGTTGTTTCATGAACCGATCTATAAAGGGTTGGAATATCTGGCACTCAGCCTGGGTGTGGGCATAAAAGCTGTTCTTCCCTGTACAACCACCCCATGCCAGCTGCGTCTTGTCTACACCAATGGTGTGCAGACTACAGGTGAGTCCAAGGCGGGAGGTTCGCGCCGGGGAGTTCCTGTAGAATCGGCCCATGTGGATTTCTGTACAGAGCCCAGGGTTTATCAGGAGATAATTGATTATATCGATGATGCAGATATCATTGTCATGGCACCAGGAAGTCTTTACAGTTCCATTATTCCTGTTTTTAAAGTGCCGGGGCTTGCTGATGCCGTTCGTCGGAACGGCAAGGCCTTAAAAATTCTGGTATCAAATCTCTGGGTGCAGGCTGGTGAAACCGATTTGAGTATGAGTGACCCTGAGCGAAAGTTCAGGGTATCCGATATGATCAAGGCCTATGAGCGGAATATCCCCGGCGGAATTCAGGGCTTGTTTCATGAAGTACTTTGTCTTTCCTTGAAAGATGTGCCCGCTTCAGTAATCCAAAGTTATGCGGTGGAAGGTAAGATTCCAATTTACCTTGACCGTGAGGTGGTACGTAACCAGGGGTTCGTACCGGTCGAATGTGGTATATATTCCCGTCAGGCACTTGTTGAAAGAGGAGTGTTGCAACACGACCCTGCGATGCTGGCAACAGCTGTACGGGTGCTTTACGCCGGCAAGGAATGTTTTGCTGAAAGTAAGCATAGTGATTTCAGTGAGAAAGGCAGTGGCGTTGAGAACCCTGTTGGCGATACCTTCTTGCAGGCAGGGCGAGCCGTCGACTACCCGTGTCGAAATTTCCAGATTCCAAGTGTTCGTTATCAGAAGGTGATTGAACGCATACACCAGCTCGAAATAGGGTGTAATGCCGGATGTACATCTGACTGCTGTAGGGGAGTATCGTATATTCGGGATGTTTTTGAAGATTTGATCTGGAGGCACCATGACATACCTCTTGATCATCTTCAATACATCAATGGAGTAGCCTGTATTGGGCTGGAACTCTGGCCAAGAAACCAGCAATGGGATAATATCTTTGCTTTTTATGACCCTGTTGACCGGATGATCAAGATCCGCAAAGACCAGTTGTGCCATAAGGCTAAACTGGAAACAGGTATATTGATCGCCATTGGTGAATCTTTATTAGGAGATTATGCCCTTAAAAAACAGGTTGAGGAGGTTGCCTTAAATGAGCGGATAGTGGGGAAGGTATATAACCTTGAGTTGCGCGACGAGCAAGAGCGAAATTGTTATTTAAATACTCGCGAACTTGATGATTATCTTCATCTGGCCCGGATGTTCAGAGGTGGCTCCTATCTTGAATATACTCGTTTGCTCAATGGCAATGAGGGTTTTACTCCGCCTGGTTTGCTTATGGGGCTTTCATATGTCTGGTATCTGGAAAACCGGCTGTCCCCACAGATTGAGTACAAGATGACGGTCATGAAGATCCCCCAGACCGACTTGATTCCAGAACAAAAGAAAGTTGCCCGGAGGAGGTATAAGCTCATCAAATTCTTCCGTGATGTAGTCTTTAAGCAGGTTGGGGATCTCTAA
- a CDS encoding response regulator, with amino-acid sequence MSLSVLVVENNPVIQRAVSAILEQEGCLVQTAENGLDALNKLKEDTPDLLFTDLVMPYVSGEQLCRIVKTNPS; translated from the coding sequence ATGTCCTTATCCGTATTGGTAGTTGAGAATAACCCTGTTATTCAACGTGCCGTTTCAGCAATTCTGGAGCAGGAAGGTTGTCTGGTTCAGACAGCAGAAAATGGCCTTGATGCCTTGAATAAGCTCAAGGAAGATACTCCCGATCTACTTTTTACTGACCTGGTAATGCCCTATGTGAGTGGGGAACAACTGTGCAGGATTGTCAAAACCAATCCCAGTTAA
- a CDS encoding ATP-binding protein produces MHTILDFDYYDLCIEKGHLGEIRTHIRSALLVYRNDGHVSRKENTLISGVGDIEGLTAEVAGELFSERRHLNSILENLSEGVIGMNREGVVVSMNNAAQKILDHSAEEMIGSPLVATGWGSHQAEVEYWLQERTDSAEQEQLDILGEAPLFFSEKIVTASFVAVYEQGGRFNLCILRDITRQFRAEEENRTRDTAIKLITKMDAMSCMAGGIAHDFNNLLTVICGNLDMLTQAGKRSDGEQLSRAMLEHARTAAYMAVELTRKISSSSPFGIVSRDSVDLDDIVSSVLEDFAKEHKVPYKRTPGTETSMVQIDSSQVKTALANILQNAMEADPAGEIEVHTKLAEYEEPLLMAGQYVPAGCYCCVTVQDRGEGIDQDQLLNIFDPYYSTKARGASRGVGLGLTVVYATFRNHGGYVVVDSEPGKGTAVSCFLPCYQTGTTEKKNTNESADQQRKTASPPKVLLIEKDNQLQQIGKAMLDYLNHDVEIVDGLSEGLAYLRAEREQGGETTQFVILDPASELLEHQEICSALKEQNSELKIIVTGRSIFDSVVEDCRQYGYSNALPKPFTVDSLRHVLVTAGK; encoded by the coding sequence ATGCATACCATACTGGATTTTGATTATTACGATCTGTGCATTGAAAAAGGGCATCTCGGTGAGATTCGAACGCACATTCGCTCGGCTCTTTTGGTGTATAGGAATGATGGTCACGTCAGTCGGAAAGAAAATACATTGATTTCGGGTGTTGGAGATATTGAGGGCCTTACTGCTGAGGTTGCCGGCGAACTGTTTTCGGAGAGGCGACACTTGAACAGTATACTTGAAAACCTCAGTGAAGGTGTCATTGGGATGAACCGGGAAGGTGTGGTCGTCTCCATGAACAATGCTGCCCAGAAGATTCTTGATCATAGTGCTGAGGAGATGATTGGATCACCCCTCGTTGCAACCGGCTGGGGATCCCATCAGGCTGAGGTTGAGTACTGGCTGCAGGAGCGGACCGATAGCGCTGAACAAGAGCAGCTTGATATTTTAGGAGAAGCCCCTCTTTTTTTCAGTGAGAAAATTGTTACTGCCTCTTTTGTTGCAGTCTATGAGCAGGGCGGGAGGTTTAATCTATGTATTTTGCGAGACATTACCCGGCAGTTCAGGGCTGAAGAGGAGAACAGAACCCGCGATACTGCGATAAAGCTCATCACTAAAATGGATGCAATGAGTTGTATGGCAGGCGGTATCGCACATGATTTCAATAACCTGCTGACGGTTATATGCGGCAATCTCGATATGCTCACCCAGGCAGGCAAACGGTCTGACGGGGAGCAGTTAAGCCGGGCGATGCTGGAGCATGCCAGGACAGCAGCATATATGGCGGTTGAACTTACCCGTAAGATTTCCAGCTCTTCTCCATTTGGAATAGTCTCAAGAGATAGCGTCGACCTCGATGATATCGTCTCTAGCGTTTTGGAGGACTTTGCCAAAGAGCATAAAGTACCTTATAAGCGTACGCCTGGCACTGAAACATCGATGGTTCAGATAGATTCGAGCCAGGTCAAAACAGCACTTGCCAATATTCTTCAAAACGCGATGGAGGCAGACCCTGCCGGTGAGATCGAAGTTCACACTAAGTTGGCTGAGTATGAGGAGCCACTTCTAATGGCTGGCCAATATGTTCCTGCCGGGTGCTACTGCTGTGTCACAGTTCAGGATAGAGGGGAAGGGATAGATCAGGACCAGCTGTTGAATATTTTTGATCCATATTATTCGACGAAAGCACGTGGGGCTTCCAGAGGCGTTGGCCTGGGCCTTACTGTGGTATATGCCACATTCCGGAACCATGGAGGCTATGTTGTGGTAGATTCTGAACCTGGCAAGGGAACAGCCGTATCATGCTTTCTGCCGTGTTACCAAACGGGGACGACTGAAAAAAAGAATACAAATGAAAGCGCTGACCAACAGCGTAAAACAGCATCACCCCCAAAAGTTCTGCTCATAGAAAAAGACAATCAGTTGCAGCAGATTGGTAAAGCCATGCTCGATTATCTCAATCATGATGTTGAGATAGTCGATGGTTTGAGTGAAGGCCTTGCCTACCTGAGAGCGGAAAGGGAACAGGGAGGTGAAACTACCCAGTTTGTTATTCTTGACCCAGCCAGTGAACTCCTTGAGCATCAGGAAATATGCTCAGCTTTAAAAGAGCAGAACAGCGAGCTGAAAATCATCGTTACCGGCAGATCTATTTTTGATTCGGTGGTCGAGGATTGCCGTCAATACGGATACTCCAATGCCTTACCCAAACCGTTTACTGTGGACAGTCTCAGACATGTTCTGGTCACGGCAGGGAAGTAA
- the kdsB gene encoding 3-deoxy-manno-octulosonate cytidylyltransferase, which produces MQKEKIEVVAIIPARYESNRFRGKPLAKIDGKPMIQHVVERAKQVSLLSRVVVATDDQRIGDCVESFGGEYVLTRNDHVSGSDRLAEAAELVGISEHDVVVNIQGDQPLFPPEVVEQVAMPLLEDPALPMSTLIYKIIREEEINDPNHVKTVFDRDSYALYFSRSPIPFQRNPEDNISPTYYKHLGFYAYRKGFLLTFVALPEGEWERFEKLEQLRALEYGYKIKVVLTEHDSIEVDTPEDLIRVEEFLKQQR; this is translated from the coding sequence ATGCAAAAAGAAAAGATAGAAGTTGTTGCGATCATACCTGCCAGGTATGAGTCGAATAGATTTAGAGGCAAGCCGCTGGCAAAGATTGATGGCAAGCCAATGATTCAGCATGTGGTTGAGCGGGCCAAACAGGTTAGCCTGCTGTCGAGAGTCGTTGTGGCAACGGACGATCAGCGTATCGGTGATTGTGTAGAATCTTTTGGTGGCGAATATGTACTCACCAGAAATGATCATGTTTCAGGCTCTGATCGTCTGGCTGAAGCGGCGGAGCTTGTAGGTATCTCGGAGCATGACGTCGTAGTAAATATTCAGGGAGATCAGCCTTTGTTTCCACCAGAAGTCGTGGAACAGGTAGCAATGCCCCTGCTGGAAGACCCGGCACTGCCCATGTCCACCTTGATATACAAGATCATCAGGGAAGAGGAAATTAACGACCCTAACCATGTGAAAACGGTTTTTGATAGAGATAGCTACGCGCTCTACTTTTCACGATCTCCAATCCCGTTTCAGCGTAACCCAGAAGATAACATCTCTCCGACATATTACAAACATTTAGGCTTTTATGCCTACCGTAAAGGTTTCCTGCTCACATTTGTGGCCTTGCCGGAGGGAGAGTGGGAGCGTTTTGAAAAACTGGAGCAGCTTCGGGCTCTTGAATATGGGTACAAGATCAAGGTTGTACTCACCGAACACGACTCAATAGAAGTCGATACCCCGGAAGATCTTATTCGAGTTGAGGAATTTTTGAAACAGCAGCGTTGA
- a CDS encoding YkgJ family cysteine cluster protein: MSDIEQLFSCARCGYCCQGETTVSLDEDDQRIMCEALGMERDEVAEKYWRITANVVQMKIVDGHCIFYDEGCSVHAGRPWRCREWPLHPSILSDVNNFSTISDSCPGIRKDTSYEEFCGALKKLMATRKKISC; the protein is encoded by the coding sequence ATGTCTGATATCGAACAACTGTTCTCGTGTGCTCGCTGTGGTTATTGCTGTCAGGGAGAGACAACTGTATCCCTTGATGAGGACGATCAGCGGATAATGTGCGAAGCGCTTGGCATGGAAAGAGACGAAGTAGCAGAAAAGTATTGGAGAATTACCGCTAATGTTGTGCAGATGAAAATCGTTGATGGCCACTGTATTTTTTACGATGAGGGATGCTCTGTACATGCAGGGAGGCCCTGGCGGTGTCGGGAGTGGCCTCTGCATCCATCTATTCTTAGCGATGTTAACAATTTCAGCACCATATCAGATTCCTGTCCTGGAATCAGGAAAGACACAAGCTATGAAGAGTTTTGCGGCGCATTGAAAAAGTTGATGGCTACCAGAAAAAAGATAAGCTGTTAA
- a CDS encoding 23S rRNA (pseudouridine(1915)-N(3))-methyltransferase RlmH, with product MKHEVIFLGKTKDSFISEGIKEYTSRLKHYTQFVTRVIKEKKAGGKADITQEGRKLLEAIPAGWLVVALDSRGKQYTSEQFAGTISGWEQRGVKGACYLIGGPTGISGEVISRADLCLSLSEMTFTHDMVRMLLVEQIYRAYTIKAGEKYHK from the coding sequence ATGAAACATGAAGTAATTTTTCTGGGCAAGACCAAAGACTCTTTTATTTCAGAGGGAATAAAAGAGTATACTTCCCGCCTCAAGCATTACACCCAGTTTGTCACCAGGGTTATTAAAGAAAAAAAAGCAGGCGGCAAGGCGGATATCACCCAGGAGGGAAGGAAACTGCTGGAGGCAATTCCTGCCGGGTGGCTTGTTGTCGCTCTTGACTCACGGGGCAAACAATACACATCAGAGCAGTTTGCGGGAACCATCAGCGGTTGGGAACAACGTGGGGTCAAGGGTGCTTGCTATCTGATCGGCGGGCCTACCGGGATTTCCGGGGAGGTGATCAGCAGGGCTGATCTCTGTCTTTCACTGTCTGAGATGACCTTTACCCACGATATGGTGAGAATGCTGTTGGTTGAGCAGATTTACCGTGCTTACACCATAAAAGCAGGCGAAAAGTATCATAAATAG
- a CDS encoding YqgE/AlgH family protein, with protein sequence MKEDKAPIIKDLTGSFLVSTPQMPDPRFEEQVIYICAHSQEGAMGLAINKPNPAFSMAEVLQGADLPIPVNELPPVYIGGPVELESAFILYTSTYKTEYQLEVTSTVSLSRETKVLQDIAEECGPEKFLFLLGYTGWGPGQLERELVDDGWLMVPADDTIIFDLPNEMKWKAAALQYGIDISTFLDVVGYA encoded by the coding sequence ATGAAAGAAGATAAAGCCCCGATAATAAAGGACCTGACAGGTTCGTTTCTGGTGTCTACACCGCAAATGCCGGATCCGCGCTTTGAAGAGCAGGTAATATACATATGCGCACACAGTCAGGAGGGGGCAATGGGGTTAGCCATAAATAAGCCTAACCCTGCATTTTCCATGGCCGAAGTGTTGCAGGGCGCTGATTTGCCCATCCCAGTAAATGAACTCCCGCCGGTATACATCGGTGGTCCGGTCGAACTGGAGTCAGCGTTCATTCTTTATACCTCGACATATAAAACCGAGTATCAGCTGGAAGTGACCTCTACGGTATCACTTTCCAGGGAGACCAAGGTGTTGCAGGATATAGCAGAGGAGTGCGGCCCGGAGAAGTTTCTGTTCCTACTTGGTTATACCGGATGGGGGCCAGGGCAGCTGGAAAGGGAACTCGTTGATGATGGTTGGTTAATGGTGCCCGCTGATGATACGATAATTTTCGATCTCCCCAACGAAATGAAATGGAAAGCGGCTGCACTTCAGTACGGTATTGATATAAGTACATTCTTAGATGTTGTAGGATACGCGTAA
- a CDS encoding class I SAM-dependent methyltransferase produces the protein MTTSSHLSISSTALSETILQKALDAAKKFNIPYIKPDRCETQYILTFTDQRLELRANPANKKSETFAPIFVDFVQGSTGYRHQRNTTIKQPLARAVGVKSGFRPDVFDATAGLGIDGFVLASLGCKVILSERSPILHALLEDGLERAANNERTHEIVTRRITLLSGNSINNLKKMDNQIHTVYLDPMYPHSAKSALNKKEMRVIRDLVGDDEDGPELLKVALEVAGNRVVVKRPKGAPRLDGSCENPLEPSHEIQMKNSRFDVYLTAHLKRT, from the coding sequence ATGACAACCTCTTCACATCTTTCAATTTCATCTACCGCACTTTCTGAGACAATACTACAAAAAGCTCTGGATGCCGCAAAAAAGTTCAACATACCGTACATTAAGCCCGATCGTTGTGAAACTCAATATATCCTGACATTTACAGATCAGCGCTTGGAACTCAGGGCCAATCCGGCTAACAAAAAATCCGAAACATTCGCCCCCATATTCGTCGACTTTGTCCAAGGCAGCACAGGCTACCGACACCAGAGAAACACTACGATTAAACAACCCCTGGCACGTGCTGTCGGGGTAAAATCAGGATTCAGACCAGATGTCTTTGATGCCACAGCAGGCTTGGGCATTGATGGCTTCGTGCTTGCTTCGCTGGGTTGCAAGGTAATACTGAGTGAACGATCACCTATTCTGCATGCCCTGCTGGAAGATGGCCTGGAACGCGCGGCAAACAATGAACGAACTCATGAAATTGTTACCCGGAGAATCACCCTGCTTTCCGGCAATTCCATTAATAATTTGAAAAAAATGGATAACCAGATACACACTGTCTACCTTGATCCTATGTACCCGCATTCCGCCAAATCTGCTCTGAACAAAAAAGAGATGCGGGTCATCCGTGATCTAGTGGGCGATGACGAAGACGGCCCTGAACTACTCAAAGTGGCCTTAGAGGTTGCAGGCAACAGGGTTGTCGTCAAACGTCCTAAAGGCGCCCCCCGCCTTGATGGTTCCTGCGAAAACCCACTAGAGCCAAGTCATGAAATACAAATGAAGAATAGCAGGTTCGATGTCTACCTTACCGCGCATCTCAAAAGGACATGA